CCTCTTACAGCCAAATTATACATCAGACGCCAATAACTATCAACTCATGCTGCCGATGGATATTGGCGACCTCATCCCGCCAGATGATTCGGTCCGGTTACTCAGCGCGGCGCTTGAAAGGATGGATTACAAAACACTATACGCCGCGTACTCCCGAATGGGTAGAATCGAGACCTCGCCGAAACGTCTCTTTAAAATCTTAGTCTATGGCTACATGAATGGTATCTATTCCAGCCGTAAACTCGAACAAGCCTGCCGTCGTGACGTAAACTTTATGTACCTTTTAGGACGGGAAAAAGCTCCCGATCACGCCACCATCGCCCGCTTTCGCAGTCAACGGCTCAAAGAGGTCATCGACGATCTATTTGCCCAACTGGTACGCCTTTTAGCCGATGTGCGGGAACTGTCTTTATCCAGCGTCTTTATTGATGGAACCAAACTAGAAGCCAATGCCAACCGCTACAGCTTTGTCTGGAAAAAATCCACCCAAAAACACGAACAAAAATTGCAAGAAGCCATGAAACGAGAATTACCGGCGCTGGTAAAAGAATTCAACCTCCGATGGTATCTGGGAGAGACCATTAAAGTCCAGCACCTAAAGAAACTGAGAAAACGCCTCAAAACTTTGCAACAACAAGAAGGCATCCTCTTCGTCTATGGTAGAGGCCAACGAAAATCCCCCTTGCAGCGAGCCTTGGAAACAGTGGAAGAATATCTTGTCCGCCAAAAGCGCTATGATGATTACAACCACAGCTTAGGAGACCGCAACAGCTTCTCCAAGACCGACAGAGACGCCACCTTTATGCGAATGAAAGAAGACCACATGAAAAATGGACAGCTCAAACCAGGCTACAATGCTACCGTGGCCGTCGATGCGGAATATATTGTCGCTGCCAGGATTTCTCCGGAACGAAGCGACAGTCAGACCCTCATTCCCCTCTTACAAGAATTGAAAAAGCGAGGCTATACCAAGCCGGTAGCCGATGCCGGATTTGAAAGTGAAGAAAACTATACCTGGTGCGAAGAAAACGGGCAAACCGCCTTCATAAAACCCGCCAACTATGAACAGGCCAAGACTAAAAGATATAAAAGCGATATCGGCAAACGAGAAAACATGCCCTATGATGCCGACAGTGACAGCTATCGTTGCCACAAGGGACATCCGATCCGCGCAGCCTATGAGAAAAAAACGAAATCAAAAGCTGGCTATACCATCGTAACTACCGTCTATACCTGCACGGAATGTGCCGGCTGCCTGCATAAAGCGCAGTGTATCAAAGGAACCAGCAAGATCCCGCTGGAGGACCGGAACAAAAACCTGTATGTCTCCAAACCCTTTCTCAGACAGCGCCAAGAAATGCAGGCTCGTATTCAAAGTCCGGAAGGAATCCTGTTGCGCATGAATCGCTCCATTCAGGTAGAGGGGGCCTTCGGAGTCCTAAAACAAGACATGAACTTCCGGCGATTTTTACTAAGAGGAACAATCCAGGTAACAACTGAGTTCTTGCTTTTGTGCATGGGATACAATCTAAACAAACTCCACAACAAAATTCAAAGTAGTCGCTGTGGAAGTCATTTACATCGTTTGAAAGCAGCCTAACCATACGATATTGAAATTCTGTTCGGGGGAAGAGGCTTCCTCTATTTTCTCATGTCCCAAAAACCGGTGACAAGGTCTTTTTTCTTTATCCCAAAAGGATTCTGCTCCTTCATTTACAAAAAACGGGGATGTCGCTTGCGTTTTTGCTAAAAACGTTTTGCGACACCCCCTTTGCGGGGATTAACGCAAAGGATTTGCAGTTAGTGAGGGAGGTCAGAAAAATAGCAGCAGAAAGGCATTGCAGATACAAGCGTAGAGGATAGAGCCCTGATTCTATCTCTGGGCATGGGGGGCGACGGACTGGTGAATAATTTGGCGATAAGGCACGCTTATAAGGTACACTTCAAGTTATACTCGGACATCAAATCCAGCCAGTGCGACACAGGCTGTTCTGATAATTTGCCGGGATGGACAACTGCATAGGTGATCCAGCGGGGCGGCGGATTAGCACCGGTAAGCGGTATTTCGACGATGGTATTGGCGTTTAATTCAGCGGCGACGGCCGCCCTGCTTAATATAGCAGGACCTAGCCCTTGCTTGACTAGCGCCAGAATCAACTGCGCAGTATCGATTTGCACCTGAAATAGTTGATTTGGCGGCAGAATTTCATGAATCCACTGTGTAAACGCTCCTGACCAGTTATGATACAACAAATTCATTTGGCTCAATTCGCTGACTGATACCTCGGCATGGCAAGCCAGTGGATGTTGCGGATGAACAACCAAAACAAAATCCTCCTCATGGCAGGCGTATACCTTAAACCTGCTTAAGCGAGGCGGCTGGTAAACCAGGGCGATATCAATGACTCCGTCAACCAGCCGCTGCAATACGTCTAAGGAGTGTCCAGTGGTCGCCTTAAACGATATCCGGGGGTATCGGACAAGATATTCCTGCAAAACGGGAAAAAGGATATTGCGCCAAATGGAATCCACACTGCCGACAACAAGCCGCCCTTCAAAGGAGGTTGTAGACTTCGCCTTGAATTTGCCTTCCTCGTATAAGCGCAGCATTCTTTCGGCATAAGGCAGGAAGACCGCCCCCGCTTCGGTTAATTCCACTTTCTGTTTGCTGCGCAAAAATAGCTGTTCGCCAACATCTTTTTCCAATTCGCGGACGCGAGTCGTTACAGTTGACTGAACAATATGCTGTAATTCCGCTGTCTTAGAAAAATTCTTCGTCTGCGCCAGGATCAACAGTGTTCGCAATAGCTCAATTTCCATACAATCCGCTCCTAATGAAAATTTTCGATTAAACTGATTAATTTAATTCGTTAGAAAAATCTCAAATCCTTTTATATACTTAATTCAGGCTGGAATGGATGCATGGCGACAGCAAAAATCAGATTAAGGGGGCAAAAGCATGTTTTGGTTGGAACTCGTTGTTTTATTCTCTATGCTGGTAATTGGCGCAAGGCGCGGCGGCCTGTTTCTGGGAATGGCGGGTGGAGCGGGTATGGCGATTCTGGTGTTCGGCTTTCAGTTAACGCCGGCCAATCCGCCCATCAATGTAATTTTAATTATCGCCACGGTGATTCTGGCGGCTGGTTCCATGCAGGCAGCCGGCGGCATGGACTACATGGTCGATCTGGCTGAACGCCTGCTAAGGAAAAATCCAAAGAATATTACCTTTCTGGCTCCGCTGGTAGTGTATTTGTTTTGTTTTATGTCAGGTACTGGCTATGTAGCCTTCAGCCTTCTTCCTGTCATCGCAGAAGTGGCGCGCGAATCAGGTGTTCGCCCGGAGCGACCTCTGTCGATCGTAGCGGCGGCCTCGCAGCAAGCGGTTATTGCCAGCCCGATATCGGCGGCTACCGCGGTCATGATCGGCGTTTTCCTGCCCTTAAATATTGGCTTGGTAGATATTCTGAAAGTCATCATCCCCGCCACGCTTACCGGTGTGGTTGCCGGCGCCTTGTATGCAAGCCGGATGGGAAAGGACCTGGATAAAGATCCGGAATATCTGGAGCGGGTTGCCAAAGGCGAAGTTCCTCCATTGGCCAATAAGACGTATCACAAAAAACGGTTTGCACCGGAAGCAAAGCTCTCTGTCCTGCTGTTTCTGCTGGGCACTGCCGCCATCGTCCTGTTTGGCACTTTCCCGGGCTTGCGCCCGGTATTGAATCACGGCGGCACAATGCAGCCTCTGGCTATGCCTGCGACGATTGAAATGGTCATGCTGGTAGTTGCAACCATCATCGTTGTGTTCTGTAAAGTCAATGTGGGGAAGATCAGTGAGGGATCCGTCTTTAAATCCGGCATGATCGGAGTGTTGGTGGTGTTTGGCGTGGCCTGGATGAGTGAGACCATGGTCAATGCCAACAGCAGCCTGATCAAAGACAGTGTTCAAGCTGCCGTGACCGCGTATCCCTGGATGTTCGTATTTGCTGTTTTTGCTGTGGATGTCCTGATCGCCAGCCAGTCTGTGTCAGCTGCTGCCATGATGCCGCTGGGAGTTATGCTGGGAGTTCCTGCCACCGCGTTAATCGGCATGTATCCTGCGGTAAACAGTCACTTCTTCCTACCCACTTCTACCATTCAGGTTACCAGCGTAGCTCTGGACAGCACAAAAACCACCAAAATCGGCAAGTTTGTTTTGAATCATAGCTTTATGATGCCTGGCTTTGTAACGATGGCTGCTGCTATTCTGGCCGGGTTTTTGCTAGCCGAAGTGTTTCTTGGTTAAGTCACAAAAATGTAAAACCGGAGGTATCTGTTTCAATGTATTCAATCAATCCTTATCTAAAAAAGATGTATTGCCTGCGGTGCGGGAAAGAATATCCGGTTGCCGATTATTATAGCGGCTGCCCGGCATGCGCCGCCGAAGCTCACCCGGTTAACCTGTCCATGCGCTATGAGGGTGAACAAACTATCCGTACAGATGAAAGGCGCCTGCTGCGTTACCAGGAGTTTTTGCCGTATGTATCGTTTCCTTCTCTTGGCGAAGGCAACACGCCGGTCATTGAGACGAAACGCCTGGCTGACAGGTTTAGTTTACAGGCCGTTTATATCAAAAATGAATTCCAGAATCCTACCGGATCGCATAAGGACCGGATGAGCCCGCTGGCTGTTGCCCGGGCGGTCAGCCTGAATAAAAAGTGCGTTGTCGCCGCTTCCTCCGGCAATGCGGGAGCATCGCTGGCCGCGTATGCCGCCGCTGCAGGCATTCAATGCAAAATCATTACCACTAAAAAGATGAATCCGATTTGGAAAAAAGCAATAGAACTTCCCGGCGCGGAATTGGTAATTATGAATACACCGCAAGAACGTTGGCCGTATATGCAAAAAATGGTGGAGCAGGAAGACTGGTATCCGGTTACGAACTTTGTCAGTCCGCCGGTAGGAAGCAATCCGTTTGGCATTCAGGGATATAAAACTCTGGCTTATGAGCTTTACGAAGACTTTGGCGACCGGATTCCCGCCTATATTCTGGTGCCTTCCTGCCGGGCAGATTTACTTTGGGGAATCTTTGAAGGATTTCACGATCTGGTCAATACCGGTTTATTGGCGCAGCTTCCGCATTTGATTGCAGTTGAGCCCTTTTCCAGGATTAGCCGGGTTCTGGCCGGAGAGGACTATCGGAGCACTTTTAAAGGGGACAGTTCGGCAACCGTGTCTATCGGCGGCGACACGATTACCTATCAGGCGATTGCGGCTATTGAACATTCCCGCGGCGGCACCGCTGATATTGAACAGAGGGAGGTTGCTGCATATCAGCAGGAGCTCGCCAGGGAAGGATTCTATCTCGAAAGCTCTGCTGCCACTATCCTGGGAGCGCTCAACCAGCTTACTGCGGATAAAACCATTCCGCAAGGTGCACGCGTGCTGATGGTTGCCACTTCCAGCGGCTACAAGGATGTTCCCTGACACAACACGGTTCTTTCAATCTGACACCCGGTGATGACAGGCGGGTTCCAGATTGGAAAGAAAAAGTAACACCCTTTGAATACATGTTCACAACGTCGAAACGAACTTCTATGCGGAATTTCTTTTTCCTGACAAGGCAAACCTCCAGCCGCAATTCTATCCTGCGGCTGGAGGCTTTTCCTTTCAATGTTTTACTGCTGTGGGTCTGATCCGATGGATTGTTATAATAGATGGGCTGGTGGTGCCTTACAGTAAAGAATAGAGGATCGCTGACCCGGTTATAACCAGGAAGATTCCTCCCGTTATAGGAAAGATACGGGTGATCATACAATGAAGTCCGGAAGATTTCTGAAGTGTCAGCTTTTCTTTTAGCGACCATACCAGGAAAGCAACGATGCCCAGGCTTACGCCCATACCGGCAGCGAAGGAAATGATTAATAGGATTCCCTGCCAAATAAGACCTAACGTTAAGCAGAATATCAATATTACACTCGTGACCGGACAGGGTACGACACCAATAGAAAGAACAACGAAAAGCGGCTTTCCCGATCGCCTGGATGATATTTGCTCCAGATCAAAACGTCTCTTGCTTACCAGCGGAGCAAGCAAAGCCAGGCCAATACCTATCACTAAAATCGCCGCGGCAATTTGCAAATAAACATTAAGTTGCTGCGTAGTTCCTGTTGCAAATTCCCCTAATACGATGTAGGTGCCGCCGACAATCAATGCAGAGGTTAGCGCATGTAAGGCTGCGGCAGAAATGGAAACCAATAAAATAGTACCTAAGCTTCGCTGCTGTGCCGCAACCCAGCTGGAAATAATGGATTTTCCATGACCGGGTCCCAGCGCATGGACAACACCATAGATAAATGAAGGGAGCAATAAAGGAAAGAGCGATAGAGGATCTTTTTGCTGTTTTAAATCTTTTATTTTTATTGCAATCTCTTTATTCAAATTTTGCTGTAACTTTGTAAGCTTAGAAAACAAGGTGTTATGGTGAAATATATTGCTTACTTGCTGTGAAATCGTTTCAATTG
This portion of the Acetonema longum DSM 6540 genome encodes:
- a CDS encoding threonine synthase, whose product is MYSINPYLKKMYCLRCGKEYPVADYYSGCPACAAEAHPVNLSMRYEGEQTIRTDERRLLRYQEFLPYVSFPSLGEGNTPVIETKRLADRFSLQAVYIKNEFQNPTGSHKDRMSPLAVARAVSLNKKCVVAASSGNAGASLAAYAAAAGIQCKIITTKKMNPIWKKAIELPGAELVIMNTPQERWPYMQKMVEQEDWYPVTNFVSPPVGSNPFGIQGYKTLAYELYEDFGDRIPAYILVPSCRADLLWGIFEGFHDLVNTGLLAQLPHLIAVEPFSRISRVLAGEDYRSTFKGDSSATVSIGGDTITYQAIAAIEHSRGGTADIEQREVAAYQQELAREGFYLESSAATILGALNQLTADKTIPQGARVLMVATSSGYKDVP
- a CDS encoding LysR family transcriptional regulator, which gives rise to MEIELLRTLLILAQTKNFSKTAELQHIVQSTVTTRVRELEKDVGEQLFLRSKQKVELTEAGAVFLPYAERMLRLYEEGKFKAKSTTSFEGRLVVGSVDSIWRNILFPVLQEYLVRYPRISFKATTGHSLDVLQRLVDGVIDIALVYQPPRLSRFKVYACHEEDFVLVVHPQHPLACHAEVSVSELSQMNLLYHNWSGAFTQWIHEILPPNQLFQVQIDTAQLILALVKQGLGPAILSRAAVAAELNANTIVEIPLTGANPPPRWITYAVVHPGKLSEQPVSHWLDLMSEYNLKCTL
- a CDS encoding IS1182 family transposase, with amino-acid sequence MLPMDIGDLIPPDDSVRLLSAALERMDYKTLYAAYSRMGRIETSPKRLFKILVYGYMNGIYSSRKLEQACRRDVNFMYLLGREKAPDHATIARFRSQRLKEVIDDLFAQLVRLLADVRELSLSSVFIDGTKLEANANRYSFVWKKSTQKHEQKLQEAMKRELPALVKEFNLRWYLGETIKVQHLKKLRKRLKTLQQQEGILFVYGRGQRKSPLQRALETVEEYLVRQKRYDDYNHSLGDRNSFSKTDRDATFMRMKEDHMKNGQLKPGYNATVAVDAEYIVAARISPERSDSQTLIPLLQELKKRGYTKPVADAGFESEENYTWCEENGQTAFIKPANYEQAKTKRYKSDIGKRENMPYDADSDSYRCHKGHPIRAAYEKKTKSKAGYTIVTTVYTCTECAGCLHKAQCIKGTSKIPLEDRNKNLYVSKPFLRQRQEMQARIQSPEGILLRMNRSIQVEGAFGVLKQDMNFRRFLLRGTIQVTTEFLLLCMGYNLNKLHNKIQSSRCGSHLHRLKAA
- a CDS encoding nickel/cobalt transporter — encoded protein: MKMRLALVFLILAFILFLSMTNAFSVSYQIKTATTIETISQQVSNIFHHNTLFSKLTKLQQNLNKEIAIKIKDLKQQKDPLSLFPLLLPSFIYGVVHALGPGHGKSIISSWVAAQQRSLGTILLVSISAAALHALTSALIVGGTYIVLGEFATGTTQQLNVYLQIAAAILVIGIGLALLAPLVSKRRFDLEQISSRRSGKPLFVVLSIGVVPCPVTSVILIFCLTLGLIWQGILLIISFAAGMGVSLGIVAFLVWSLKEKLTLQKSSGLHCMITRIFPITGGIFLVITGSAILYSLL
- a CDS encoding anaerobic C4-dicarboxylate transporter family protein is translated as MFWLELVVLFSMLVIGARRGGLFLGMAGGAGMAILVFGFQLTPANPPINVILIIATVILAAGSMQAAGGMDYMVDLAERLLRKNPKNITFLAPLVVYLFCFMSGTGYVAFSLLPVIAEVARESGVRPERPLSIVAAASQQAVIASPISAATAVMIGVFLPLNIGLVDILKVIIPATLTGVVAGALYASRMGKDLDKDPEYLERVAKGEVPPLANKTYHKKRFAPEAKLSVLLFLLGTAAIVLFGTFPGLRPVLNHGGTMQPLAMPATIEMVMLVVATIIVVFCKVNVGKISEGSVFKSGMIGVLVVFGVAWMSETMVNANSSLIKDSVQAAVTAYPWMFVFAVFAVDVLIASQSVSAAAMMPLGVMLGVPATALIGMYPAVNSHFFLPTSTIQVTSVALDSTKTTKIGKFVLNHSFMMPGFVTMAAAILAGFLLAEVFLG